ACCTGCACCGCCATCAGGCGCGGTGCCATCTCGACCACGTGGGTCTCCAGGCCGAGCTGGGCCAGCGCGTTGGCGGCCTCCAGCCCGAGCAGGCCGCCGCCGACCACGGCACCGACCCTCGCTCCGGCGGCGGCCTCGCGGATCGCCTCGAGGTCCTCGACGGTGCGGTAGACGAAGCAGCCGTCGAGGTCCCTGCCGGGGATCGGGGGCACGAAGGGCGCGGCCCCCGTGGCCAGCACCAGCTCGTCGTAGGCCAGCTCCTCGCCCGTCGCGAAGGTCAGCGTCCGGGCCCCGACGTCGACCGCGGTGACCTCGGTGCCCAGGACGAGGCGGACCCGCGGGTCGTCGTACGCCCCGGTCGGGAGCAGGGAGAGCGCGTCGGCGCCGACCTCGAAGAAGGAGGTGAGCGCGACCCGGTCGTACGCCGGCCGCACCTCCTCGCCGACGACCACGACGTCGTGGGTCTCGGTGAGGCCGCGCTCGACGGCCGCCTGGACGAAGCGGTGGCCGACCATGCCGTGGCCGACGACCACGAGGGTCTTGCGCAGGTGTGCCATCACGGGAGGGGTCCCTTCGGTTGGTGCAGCGGGGGTGCTGGCCAGGGGCTGGCCAGGGGTGGCAGGTGGGTCAGGTGGGGGCGAGGGCGGGGCGGGTGGCGAGCAGCTGGCGGACGGCCTCGGCGCAGCCGCCGCAGCCGGTGGTGGCGCGGGTGGTCTCGCGCACCTGCTCCAGCGAGCGGCAGGCCCGCACGGCGCCGGCCGTGACGCCGGCGCAGGTGCAGACCTCGGCGTCGTCGGGCAGCACGCTGGGCCGGGCGCGGCGCTCGCTCATGAGCAGCTCGCCCGGCTCGGTGGGGCCGAGCACGGTGCCGCGGTCGTAGTGCTGGGTGATGAGGCCGATCCGCGACAGGTCGCCCACCAGCGAGGCCGCGACCACGACGCCGTCGCGGACCACGAGCTTGCGGTGGGAGCCGACGACGGGGTTGCTGACCTCGACCACCTCGCCGACCGCGGTCTCGGGGTCGCCCAGCACCGCGACCTCGAGGTCGGTCGCGCGCAGCCGGGCGACGGTGCGGGCCCCGGGGTAGGTGACCTCCTCGCCGGCGAGGTGGGCGGCCAGCACGCCGGCCTGCTCCCAGGCCGGCGGCACGAAGCCGGTGACCTGCTGCTCGTGCTCGGCGCAGTCGCCCAGGGCGTGGACGGTCTCGTCGCTGCTGCGGAGCCGGTCGTCGACGACGATGCCCCGGCGGGTGGTGAGCCCGGCCCGCCTGGCCAGCGCGGTCGAGGGCCGGCCGCCGGCGGTGAGCACGACCAGGTCGGTCTCGAGGGTGTAGCCGTTGTCGAGCCGCAGCCCGGTCACGCCGCCCTCGGTGCCGAGCCGCACGGCCCGGGCGCCGGTGTAGACGGCCGTGCCGAGCCGCTGCAGGTCGCGCGCGATGATCCGGCCCGCCGCCGCGCCGACCTGGCTGCGCAGCACGTGCTCGCCGCCCTCGACGACCTCGACCGCGAGCCCGCGCACGCTCAGCGCCCGGGCGACCTGGAGCCCGAGCAGGCCGCCGCCGACCACCACGGCGCGCTCGGCGTCGGCGACCGCGGCGTCGAGGCGCAGGCAGTCGTCGAGGCTGCGGAAGGCGTGCACGGCCGGGTGCAGGGTGCCGTCCATCCGGACCAGCCCGCGGATCGGCGGGAGGCTCGGGATCGACCCGGTGGCCAGCACCAGCACGTCGAAGCCGAACCGCCGGCCGTCGACGAGCATCACCTCGCGCCGCTCGCGGTCGACGTCGAGGACGCGGGCGCCCAGGCGCAGGTCGACGTCGTGGGCGGCGTACCAGTCGGGGGAGCGCAGCGTCAGCGCCTCCGGCCGGTGGGTGCCCTCGAGCACGGCCGACAGCAGGATCCGGTTGTACGGCGCGTGCGCCTCGTCGCCGAGCACCGTCACGTGGTCGGTGGTGGTGACGCCGCGCTCGACCAGGCCCTCGACCAGCCGGGTGGTGGCCATCCCGGAGCCCACGACCACGATCCGCCGCGCCGTCACGCGTGCACCGCCGCGGCGCAGACCTTGAACTCCGGCATCCGGCTCGACGGGTCGAGCGCGTCGTTGGTGAGCCGGTTGGCGCCGACCCAGTGGAAGGGCACGAAGACGGTGTCGGGACGGATGGTGTCGACCACGCGTGCCGGCGCCTCGAGCGCGCCGCGGCGGGTCGTGACCACCACGCGCCGGCCGTCGACGGCACCGATCCGGGCGGCCAGCATCGGGTGCAGCTCGACGAACGGCCCGGCGTCGGGCAGGTCGGGGATGCGGCGGGTCTGGGCGCCGGACTGGTACTGCGCGAGCACCCGGCCGGTCGTCAGGTGCAGGGGGTACGCCGCGTCCGTGGGCTCGGCGGTGCCCCGGTGGTCGACCGCGACGAAGCGGGCCCGGCCGTCGGGGTGGGCGAAGGCGTCGCCGAACAGCCGCGGCGTGCCCGGGTGGGGCGCGGCGCCGGCGTCGGCCGGGTCGGTCGCGGGGCAGGGCCAGAAGACCCCGTGCTCCTCGCGGATCCGGTCGTAGGTGATGCCGCTGTAGTCGGCCCGCCCGCCCGCGGAGGCCCGGCCGAGCTCGGCGAAGACCTCCTCGGGGTCGGCGGAGAAGGCCACGGGGGACCCGACCCGCTCGGCCAGCGCCGCGATCACCTCGAGGTCGGAGCGGACGCCGGTCGGCGGGGGGACCGCCTGCTGGCGCAGCACGACGCGGCCCTCGAGGTTGGTCATGGTGCCGGTCTCCTCGGCCCACTGGGTCACCGGCAGCACCACGTCGGCCAGCGCCGCGGTCTCGCTCATCACCAGGTCGCACACCACGAGCAGGTCGAGCGCCTCGAGCCGCTCGGCGACGTGGCCGGCGCGCGGAGCGGAGACCACGATGTTGGAGCCGAGGACGAGCAGCGCGCGGGGACCGCCGGGTCGGCCCAGCGCGTCGAGCAGCTCGTACGCCGAGCGGCCGGCGCCCGGCAGCGACTCCGGCGCCACCCCCCACACCCGGGCGACGTGGGCGCGGGCGGCGGGATCGTCGACCATCCGGTAGCCGGGCAGCTGGTCGGCCTTCTGGCCGTGCTCGCGCCCGCCCTGGCCGTTGCCCTGGCCGGTGAGGCAGCCGTAGCCGGCGTGCGGCTTGCCGGGCATCCCGAGCGCCAGCGCGACGCCGATCCAGCCGAGCACGGTCGCGGTGCCCTGCGCGTGCTGCTCGGCGCCGCGAGCGGTCAGCACGGTGACGGTGCCGGCGCCCGCCAGCAGGGTGGCCAGCGCGCGCAGCTCGGTGGCCGGCACGCCGGTGACGCGCTCGACGCGCTCGGGCCACCACCCGGCCGCGACCCGGCGCACGTCCTCCCAGCCGGTGGTGCGCTCCGCGACGTACGCCTCGTCGACGGCGCCCGCCGCGTCGAGCAGGTGCAGCACGCCGAGCGCGAGCGCCAGGTCGGTGCCGGGGACGGGCTGGAGGAGCACGTCGGCGCGGTCGGCGGTCGGGGTGCGCCGCGGGTCGACGACCACGACGGTGCCGCCGCGGGCACGCAGCCGGTCGAGGTGGCGCGAGGCGGGCGGCATCGTCTCGACCAGGTTGGAGCCGACCAGGACCAGCACGTCGGTCTGCTCGAGGTCGGCCAGCGGGAACGGCAGCCCGCGGTCGATCCCGAAGGCCTGGTTGCCCGCCGAGGCGGCCGAGCTCATGCACCAGCGGCCGTTGTAGTCGACCTGGCTGGTGCCCAGCGCGACCCGGGCGAGCTTGCCCAGCTGGTAGGCCTTCTCGTTGGTCAGCCCGCCGCCCCCGAAGACGCCCACCGCGTCCCGGCCCGACTCGGCCTGCAGCGCGAGCAGCCGGGAGGCGACCAGGTCGAGGGCCTCGTCCCAGCCGACCGCCCGGAGCTCACCGGTCGACCGGTCGCGCACCAGCGGCGTGGTCAGCCGCTCGCGGTGCCCGCGCAGCCCCGTCGCCGTCCAGCCCTTGCGGCACAGCCCGCCCTCGTTGACCGGGAACTCCGGCCAGGCCAGCACCTCGAGCGTCCCCCGCCCGCCCCCGGTCCCCGAGGAGGGCGCTCCGCGCCCGCCCCCGGCCCCTGAGGAGGGCGCTCCGCGCCCGTCTCGAAGGGTCATGCCGCACTGCAGCGAGCAGTAGGGGCAGTGGGTGCGCGTCTGGGGCACGGCTGCTCAGACCCGGTCGGCGGTGGCGGAGCGGCGCAGGTAGACCGCCCACACGACGACCGCGCACACCACGTAGTAGCCGGCGAAGACCACGAACGCGCCGGTGGTCGCCGACAGCGGGCTCTCGACCCACGGGGCGCTGAAGGCCAGCGGGATCAGGAAGCCGCCCAGGGCGCCGACGGCGCCGATGACGCCGAGCGCGGCCGAGGCCTGCTGGGTCGAGGTGAGCAGCGCGCGGCTCTGCTCGGGCGTGCCCTCGGTGGTGGTCGCGACGGCCCGCGACCGCCAGATCGCCGGGATCATCTTGTAGGTCGAGCCGTTGCCGATGCCGGTGGAGGCGAAGACCAGCAGGAAGAACCCCAGGAAGATCGGGAACCAGCGCTGGTTGTCGGCGGCGATGCCGGGGTCCGCGGTCGGGTTGGGCGTCAGCTGCAGCAGCGTGACCAGCACGCCGAGGGTGAACACGATCATCCCGGCGAAGGCGCCGAGCGTCACGCGCGCGCCGCCGTGCCGGTCGGCCAGCCAGCCGCCGAGGGGCCGGGTCAGGGAGCCCACGAGGGCGCCGAGGAAGGCGAAGTAGGCGAAGTAGATGCCGGTGCCGAGCGGGGCCGGCTCGGGCACCCAGAAGGTGAGCTTGATGAGCAGCGGCATCGCGGCGGAGTAGCCGATGAAGGAGCCGAAGGTGCCGATGTAGAGCATCGCCATCACCCAGGTGTGCTTCTCGCTGACGACCCGGAGCTGCTCGCGCGGCTTGGACCGGGCGGTGCCCAGGTTGTCCATCCACAGGTACGCCGCGACGGTCGCGGCGATCGCCAGGGCGGCGTACAGCCAGCCGGCCCGCTCCAGGTGGATGCCGCCCTCGCTGGCCTTGACGAGGCCGAAGACGCCGGCGCCGCCGACGACGACGGGCAGGAAGAACTGGATGAGCGAGACGCCGAGGTTGCCGCCGGCGGCGTTGAGGCCGAGCGCGGCGCCCTTCTTGGCGGCCGGGTAGAAGAAGTTGATGTTGGCCATCGAGCTGGCGAAGTTGCCGCCGCCGAAGCCCGCCGTGGCGGCGATGAGGCAGAACGCCCAGTAGGGGGTGTCGGGGTTGCCGACCGCGATCGCGAACCCGACCGTCGGGACCAGGAGCATGGCCGCGCTGATCATCGTCCAGTTGCGGCCGCCGAAGACCGGGACCGCGAAGGTGTAGGGCAGGCGCAGCAGGGAGCCGACCAGGTTGGGCAGCGCCACCAGGAAGAACAGCTGCTGCGGCGTGAAGGCGAAGCCCTGGGCGACCAGGAACGCCGAGCTGACGCTCCAGATCAGCCAGACCGAGAAGCCGAGGTGCTCGGCGAAGATCGACCAGACCAGGTTGCGACGGGCGACCTGGCGGCCGCCGTCCTCCCAGAAGCCGGTGTCCTCGGGACGCCAGTCGTCGATCCAGCGCCCGGTGCGGCGGGGGCTGGGTGGGGTGGGCTGCGGCGCCGCGGTGAGGTCGGGCTGCGAGTGCGTCGTGGCCATGGTGCGCTCTCCTGGGAGTTCGGCCGCGGTCGGTCGGCCGGTCTGCTCGGGGAGGGCCCACGCTCGTCGTCGTGTGTTTCGGGTCCGTCACGCGCGACGAGACGCCTGCGTCAACTTGTCCTCACGGGCTCACGCGCCTCACGACCTCACTCACGTGCGGCGCCGCAGCGGCGCCGGGGTGCGCCTCAGGAGGCGAGGTCCTCCGCGGGCACGCCCAGGGCGGCGCCGGCCTCGCGGGCCGCGGAGAAGGCCTGCTCCTGCATCTCGGCGGCCTGGTCGGTGAACGCGTCGAGCGCCGGGTTGACGCCGACGAGGGTGAACTCCCGCTCGACCAGGGTCAGGTCGGCCTGCCAGACGTCCTCGAGGATGCGGCGCAGGTACGCCGTGGAGTGGTCCCAGCCCTCGCGCGGGGTGCCCGCGGCGTACGACCCGCCCCGGACGGTGGCGAGCACGACCGGGGTGCCCTCGAGCAGCGGCGCCCCCGCCTCGGAGCCGGCGATGACCAGGTCGATCCAGGCCTTGACGTGCTGGGAGACGCCGAAGTTGTAGAGCGGCACGGCCAGGAGCACGGCGTCGGCGCTGGTGAGCTCCTCGACCAGCTCGGCGGCGAGGGCGACGGCACGCTGCTGGCCCTCGGTGCGCTGGTCCTCGGGGGTGAAGGCCGCGGTGACCGCGTCGGCCCACGCCTGTGCCGGCAGCGGCTGCGAGCCGAGGTGGCGGCGGACGACCTCGTCGTGCGGGTGGGTGGTGGTCCACTCCTGCTCGACGATGTCGGCGATCTCGCGGCTGGAGGACGTGGCGGGCAGGATGCTCGCGTCGATGCGCAGCAGGGTCATGGGGGTCTCCTGGGTCGGGTTCCGGGGCGCCGTCGGCGTGACGACGCTTTCAAATCAGAAGCAACATCGTCACACGAAGTCTTGTTCCCGGGTCCTCTATCCTTCGGCCATGGCCGGGGACGTCGCAGCGGGAGCGCGGGCAGCGGAGCACTCCGCGCCGGCCTGCGACGCCGCCCTGTCGCACGCCTTCGAGCTGCTGGGCAAGCGCTGGAACGGCGTCATCCTCGGGTCCCTCATGGACGGCGCCGCCGGCTTCGCCGAGGTGCGCCGGGCCACGGGCATCAGCGACTCGGTGCTGGCCGAGCGCCTGGCGGGCCTGACGGCGGCCGGGCTCGTGGTGCGCGAGGTCGACGAGGGGCCGCCGGTGTCGGTGCGCTACCACCTGGCGCCGCGCGGGGAGGCCCTGGTGCCCGTGCTGCAGGACCTGATGGCGTGGGCGCGCGAGCACCTCGACGCCCCGGCGCCGCCGGGCGGCGGCTGCTAGAAGACGTTGCGCGGGCGGAACTGCACGCTGATGCGCGGGCCGACCGGACGCGCGGTCTTGGGCACGGCGTGCTCCCAGGTGCGCTGGCACGAGCCGCCCATCACGACCAGGTCGCCGTGGCCCAGCGCGTGGCTGACCGCGACCGAGCCGCCGACCGGGCGCAGCTGCAGCTTGCGGGGGGAGCCGAACGACACGATCGCGACCATCGTGTCCTGGGTGCGTCCGCGTCCCAGGTCGTCGCCGTGCCAGGCGACCGAGTCGCGCCCGTCGCGGTAGTAGCAGCAGCCGGCCGTCACGAAGGGCTCGCCGAGCTCGGGGGCGTAGTGGGCCGACAGCGCGTCGCGGGCCTCGACCAGCGCGGGGTGGGGCAGCGCCTCGGCGATGCCGTAGGTGTGGACCAGCCGGGGGACGTCGACGACGGCGTCGTACATCTGGCGTCGCTCGGCGCGCCACGGGACGGCCGCGACGAGGTCGGCGAAGACGGCGTCGGCGCCCGCGAACCACCCGGGCAGCACGTCGATCCAGGCGCCGTGGCCCAGCGTCGTGCGCTGCACGCGCCCGGCCAGGGGACCGACGCCGACCTGGGTGTCGGTCGCGGGGTCGGTGTCGAGGGAGCCGAAGAGGGAGGCCTGGAAGTCCACGCTCATGGAGCGACGCTAGCACGCCGTTCGAACACGTGTGCGAACCTCGTCCGGCGTCGCGCGGCAGTGCCATCATCGACCCGTGGACGGGCGATCGCGGACGACGGGACTGCTGCTGGCCGCGGGAGCCGGTCGGCGGATGGGGCGGCCCAAGGCGCTGGTCGAGGGCTGGCTGCCCCGCGCGGTGGCCTCGCTCGCCGGGTGCGACGAGGTGGTCGTGGTGCTCGGGGCGCAGGCCGACCGGGCCCGGCCGCTGGTGCCGCCCGGTCCGCGCGTGGTGGTGGCCGAGGACTGGGAGCAGGGCATGGGTGCCTCGCTGTGCACCGGTCTGCGGGCGCTCGCCGACGGCGGGTCGCGGCGCTGCGTGGTGACGCTGGTCGACCTGCCGGACGTCACGGCCGAGGTGGTGGCGCGCCTGCTCGCGGTGCCGGGGGAGGCGGGCGTCCTCGCGCGGGCGGCGTACGACGCGGTGCCGGGCCACCCCGTCCTGCTCGGTCGCGACCACTGGGCGGGCGTGGCCGACTCGGCGGCGGGCGACCAGGGCGCCCGCGACTACCTCCGGGCGCGCGACGTCGTGCTGGTCGAGTGCGGCGACCTCGCGGCGGGCGTCGACGTCGACACCCCGCAGGAGCTCGGGCGGCAGCGCCTCAGCGGGCCTTCCTGATCCGGATGGCGCCCTTGGCGGTCGACGGGTCCACGACCCGACCGCCCTGGGTGATCTCGACCCGGCCGGCGGCCACGAGCCTGCGGGCCGCGCGGCGGGCGGGCTCCATCAGCTCGCGCCAGCCCTCGTCCTCGGCCGGCCCCACCACGCGCGCGGCGTCGGACGGGCAGATGGTGGCGCCGCCCTTGCGCTTCGCGAGCAGGTCGAGGATCGCCTGCTCGAGCTGCTCGTCCTGGGCGGTGACGCCGTGGCGGCGGCAGCCCGTCGAGCAGTAGCGGACCTGGTCCCAGTCGCGCTCCCACTTCTTGCGCCACTCGATGCGGCGCCCGCACGACGCGCAGGTCTTGTCCTCGGGCGGGGCGGCCACGGGTCAGGAGATCCAGACCACGAGGCCCGAGAGCACCACCGTCGCCGCGCCGATCGCGCGCCAGCCGTCGTGGCTGATGAACGAGCGCGAGAGACCCAGCGTGGTGACCAGCGAGGCGAGCACGGCCAGCGGCAGCGCTGCCGGTCCGAGCAGCGGGCTGAGCAGCGCGAAGCCGAGCACGAGCACGCCGGAGCCGATGAACAGCCGCATCGTCAGGGGGTGGTACGCCGCGGACGAGCCGCCGGCGACGACCCGACGGGGGTCGGGCTGGGGGCGGGCGGGGGACAGGTCGCTCATGGGCACTCGATCGAGGTGAGGGGGCGTCGGCGCTCGACGGTGGGCGCCGCTCTCGACGGTACCGGGGCTCCGAAGACCCCGCAGGTGGATGATCTCCCCCGTGGAGCGACACGGCCCCGGGGCCACCGGCGTGGTCCGGCTGCAGCCGCTGACCCGACGCAAGGTGGCCTCGCTGGGGGAGCCCGGGCGGGCCTGGCTGGCCGACCTGCCGCGCGTGCTCGACGAGCTGGCCGAGCGCTGGGAGCTGACCTGGGAGCGCCCGCTGCCCGGCGGCAGCGCGTCGTACGTCGTGCGCGGGCGGACGCCGTCCGGCGAGGCCCGGGTGGTCAAGGTCGGCGTCCCCGACCTCGACGAGGAGCAGCCGCTCGAGGCGGAGGCGGCGGTGCTGCGGGCAGCGGGAGGACGGGGCTACGCCCTGCTCCACGACGACGCCCCCGAGCACCGCGCGCTGCTGCTCGAGTCGCTCGGCCGCTCGCTGCAGCAGGCGCCGGCCGAGCCCGAGGTCGTGCTCGACGTGCTGGTGGACACCCTGCGGGAGGCCTGGACGGTCCCGGTGGCGGCCGTGGGGACGGGCGGGTCGAGCGGTCCGGGCGGGGAGCCGAGGGCGCGGCAGCTGGCCCGGCTGGTCGCGACGACCGACGACCGGCTGGGCGGTGCCTGCCGGCCCGACGTGCGGCGGCAGGCGCTGACGTGCGCCGAGCGGCTGGCCGACCCCGGGCCCGACGGCGAGGTCGTCGTGCACGGGGACGCCCACCCGGCCAACGCGCTGCGGGTCCCGGAGCCGCGGGTCGGTGCGCCCGTCCCGTCCTCGGGCCACGTCCTGGTCGACCCGGACGGCTTCGCCTGCGACCCGGCGTACGACCTGGGGGTGACGCTGCGCGAGTGGAACGCCCGCCTCGAGGCCGGTGGTCGCCCGCTCCTCGAGGCCTGGTGCGACCGCGTCGCCGAGCGCTCCGGCTGCGACCGCGACCGGATCTGGGCCTGGGCCTTCCTCGAGCGCGTGTCCACCGGCCTGTACGTCTGCGGGTTCGGCGCCCACGACCTCGGCAGCCGCTTCCTGCGCACCGCCGAGCTCCTCCTCGACCCACCCCCGTCGTCCCGCTCGGCGGGACCCAACCCCGGACCAACCGGGCGTCCGTAACCTGCGTCACATGGAGCTCACTTCTCCCGACGCGGTCACGGCTGCGCTCGCGACGACCGGCTACCTCGCCGACGACGACCTGGCGACGGTCGTCTTCCTCGCGGGGTCGATGCAGCGCCCGCTGCTGCTCGAGGGCGAGCCGGGCACGGGCAAGACCGCGCTGGCCGAGGCGCTCGCCGAGCTGCGCGGCGTGCCCCTGATCCGGCTGCAGTGCTACGAGGGGATCGACGCCAGCCAGGCGCTCTACGACTGGGACTTCCCCCGCCAGATCCTGCACCTGCGCACCCTCGAGGCCGCGGCGTCGTCGGGCCGGGAGGCCGGGGGCTTCGACGCGGGCGAGGCCGAGAAGTCGCTGTTCGACGAGCGGTTCCTGCTGGCCCGGCCGGTGCTGCAGGCGCTGCGCGAGGCGCCGGCGGTGCTCCTGGTCGACGAGGTGGACCGGGCCGACGACGAGTTCGAGGCGTTCCTGCTCGAGGTGCTCTCGAGCTGGTCGGTGAGCATCCCCGAGCTCGGCACCGTGACCGCGGCGACGCCGCCGCTGGTGGTGCTGACCTCCAACCGGACCCGCGAGCTGCACGACGCGCTCAAGCGCCGCTGCCTCTACCACTGGATCGACCACCCCGGCCTGGAGCGCGAGGTGGCGATCGTGCG
This genomic interval from Nocardioides scoriae contains the following:
- a CDS encoding DUF2256 and DUF3253 domain-containing protein — translated: MAAPPEDKTCASCGRRIEWRKKWERDWDQVRYCSTGCRRHGVTAQDEQLEQAILDLLAKRKGGATICPSDAARVVGPAEDEGWRELMEPARRAARRLVAAGRVEITQGGRVVDPSTAKGAIRIRKAR
- a CDS encoding aminoglycoside phosphotransferase family protein, with protein sequence MERHGPGATGVVRLQPLTRRKVASLGEPGRAWLADLPRVLDELAERWELTWERPLPGGSASYVVRGRTPSGEARVVKVGVPDLDEEQPLEAEAAVLRAAGGRGYALLHDDAPEHRALLLESLGRSLQQAPAEPEVVLDVLVDTLREAWTVPVAAVGTGGSSGPGGEPRARQLARLVATTDDRLGGACRPDVRRQALTCAERLADPGPDGEVVVHGDAHPANALRVPEPRVGAPVPSSGHVLVDPDGFACDPAYDLGVTLREWNARLEAGGRPLLEAWCDRVAERSGCDRDRIWAWAFLERVSTGLYVCGFGAHDLGSRFLRTAELLLDPPPSSRSAGPNPGPTGRP
- a CDS encoding molybdopterin oxidoreductase family protein; amino-acid sequence: MPQTRTHCPYCSLQCGMTLRDGRGAPSSGAGGGRGAPSSGTGGGRGTLEVLAWPEFPVNEGGLCRKGWTATGLRGHRERLTTPLVRDRSTGELRAVGWDEALDLVASRLLALQAESGRDAVGVFGGGGLTNEKAYQLGKLARVALGTSQVDYNGRWCMSSAASAGNQAFGIDRGLPFPLADLEQTDVLVLVGSNLVETMPPASRHLDRLRARGGTVVVVDPRRTPTADRADVLLQPVPGTDLALALGVLHLLDAAGAVDEAYVAERTTGWEDVRRVAAGWWPERVERVTGVPATELRALATLLAGAGTVTVLTARGAEQHAQGTATVLGWIGVALALGMPGKPHAGYGCLTGQGNGQGGREHGQKADQLPGYRMVDDPAARAHVARVWGVAPESLPGAGRSAYELLDALGRPGGPRALLVLGSNIVVSAPRAGHVAERLEALDLLVVCDLVMSETAALADVVLPVTQWAEETGTMTNLEGRVVLRQQAVPPPTGVRSDLEVIAALAERVGSPVAFSADPEEVFAELGRASAGGRADYSGITYDRIREEHGVFWPCPATDPADAGAAPHPGTPRLFGDAFAHPDGRARFVAVDHRGTAEPTDAAYPLHLTTGRVLAQYQSGAQTRRIPDLPDAGPFVELHPMLAARIGAVDGRRVVVTTRRGALEAPARVVDTIRPDTVFVPFHWVGANRLTNDALDPSSRMPEFKVCAAAVHA
- a CDS encoding nucleotidyltransferase family protein, which codes for MDGRSRTTGLLLAAGAGRRMGRPKALVEGWLPRAVASLAGCDEVVVVLGAQADRARPLVPPGPRVVVAEDWEQGMGASLCTGLRALADGGSRRCVVTLVDLPDVTAEVVARLLAVPGEAGVLARAAYDAVPGHPVLLGRDHWAGVADSAAGDQGARDYLRARDVVLVECGDLAAGVDVDTPQELGRQRLSGPS
- a CDS encoding alpha-ketoglutarate-dependent dioxygenase AlkB is translated as MSVDFQASLFGSLDTDPATDTQVGVGPLAGRVQRTTLGHGAWIDVLPGWFAGADAVFADLVAAVPWRAERRQMYDAVVDVPRLVHTYGIAEALPHPALVEARDALSAHYAPELGEPFVTAGCCYYRDGRDSVAWHGDDLGRGRTQDTMVAIVSFGSPRKLQLRPVGGSVAVSHALGHGDLVVMGGSCQRTWEHAVPKTARPVGPRISVQFRPRNVF
- a CDS encoding AAA family ATPase encodes the protein MELTSPDAVTAALATTGYLADDDLATVVFLAGSMQRPLLLEGEPGTGKTALAEALAELRGVPLIRLQCYEGIDASQALYDWDFPRQILHLRTLEAAASSGREAGGFDAGEAEKSLFDERFLLARPVLQALREAPAVLLVDEVDRADDEFEAFLLEVLSSWSVSIPELGTVTAATPPLVVLTSNRTRELHDALKRRCLYHWIDHPGLEREVAIVRSRLPEVSERLGAQVAHVVQQLRSESLLKPPGVAETLDWARALQRLGAEELDLDTASRTLGAVVKYREDTDRVKQALDRMLAG
- a CDS encoding FMN-dependent NADH-azoreductase; translated protein: MTLLRIDASILPATSSSREIADIVEQEWTTTHPHDEVVRRHLGSQPLPAQAWADAVTAAFTPEDQRTEGQQRAVALAAELVEELTSADAVLLAVPLYNFGVSQHVKAWIDLVIAGSEAGAPLLEGTPVVLATVRGGSYAAGTPREGWDHSTAYLRRILEDVWQADLTLVEREFTLVGVNPALDAFTDQAAEMQEQAFSAAREAGAALGVPAEDLAS
- a CDS encoding FAD-dependent oxidoreductase translates to MTARRIVVVGSGMATTRLVEGLVERGVTTTDHVTVLGDEAHAPYNRILLSAVLEGTHRPEALTLRSPDWYAAHDVDLRLGARVLDVDRERREVMLVDGRRFGFDVLVLATGSIPSLPPIRGLVRMDGTLHPAVHAFRSLDDCLRLDAAVADAERAVVVGGGLLGLQVARALSVRGLAVEVVEGGEHVLRSQVGAAAGRIIARDLQRLGTAVYTGARAVRLGTEGGVTGLRLDNGYTLETDLVVLTAGGRPSTALARRAGLTTRRGIVVDDRLRSSDETVHALGDCAEHEQQVTGFVPPAWEQAGVLAAHLAGEEVTYPGARTVARLRATDLEVAVLGDPETAVGEVVEVSNPVVGSHRKLVVRDGVVVAASLVGDLSRIGLITQHYDRGTVLGPTEPGELLMSERRARPSVLPDDAEVCTCAGVTAGAVRACRSLEQVRETTRATTGCGGCAEAVRQLLATRPALAPT
- a CDS encoding winged helix-turn-helix transcriptional regulator; amino-acid sequence: MAGDVAAGARAAEHSAPACDAALSHAFELLGKRWNGVILGSLMDGAAGFAEVRRATGISDSVLAERLAGLTAAGLVVREVDEGPPVSVRYHLAPRGEALVPVLQDLMAWAREHLDAPAPPGGGC
- a CDS encoding MFS transporter yields the protein MATTHSQPDLTAAPQPTPPSPRRTGRWIDDWRPEDTGFWEDGGRQVARRNLVWSIFAEHLGFSVWLIWSVSSAFLVAQGFAFTPQQLFFLVALPNLVGSLLRLPYTFAVPVFGGRNWTMISAAMLLVPTVGFAIAVGNPDTPYWAFCLIAATAGFGGGNFASSMANINFFYPAAKKGAALGLNAAGGNLGVSLIQFFLPVVVGGAGVFGLVKASEGGIHLERAGWLYAALAIAATVAAYLWMDNLGTARSKPREQLRVVSEKHTWVMAMLYIGTFGSFIGYSAAMPLLIKLTFWVPEPAPLGTGIYFAYFAFLGALVGSLTRPLGGWLADRHGGARVTLGAFAGMIVFTLGVLVTLLQLTPNPTADPGIAADNQRWFPIFLGFFLLVFASTGIGNGSTYKMIPAIWRSRAVATTTEGTPEQSRALLTSTQQASAALGVIGAVGALGGFLIPLAFSAPWVESPLSATTGAFVVFAGYYVVCAVVVWAVYLRRSATADRV